The following are encoded together in the Adhaeribacter arboris genome:
- a CDS encoding DUF983 domain-containing protein encodes MKNQKPSWLYSVIAAKCPRCREANMFPPGTLYTSRFADMYQQCPCCGQNFEPEPGFYYGAMYVSFGFSTGIFLIVLFVLSQFVKELTLGMVVITITVIVVGLLPIMFRLSRAVWINIFVRYEGPCNQIAKK; translated from the coding sequence ATGAAGAATCAGAAGCCATCGTGGTTGTACAGTGTTATTGCGGCAAAATGTCCTCGGTGCCGGGAAGCTAATATGTTTCCGCCCGGCACTTTGTATACTAGTCGGTTTGCCGATATGTACCAACAATGCCCCTGCTGCGGCCAGAACTTTGAACCGGAACCAGGTTTTTATTACGGCGCCATGTACGTGAGCTTTGGTTTTAGTACCGGTATATTTTTAATTGTTTTGTTTGTATTAAGCCAGTTCGTAAAAGAATTAACTCTGGGCATGGTAGTCATTACCATCACCGTTATTGTAGTAGGATTATTACCTATAATGTTTCGCTTATCGCGGGCCGTATGGATTAATATTTTTGTCCGTTACGAGGGGCCATGTAACCAGATCGCTAAGAAGTAA
- a CDS encoding YwbE family protein, whose protein sequence is MNGTNRDAIYPGLAVAIVLKKDQRTGKRTRGIVKDLLTSSAYHSRGIKVRLADGQIGRVVEILE, encoded by the coding sequence ATGAACGGAACGAATCGTGATGCTATTTATCCGGGCCTGGCAGTAGCCATTGTTTTAAAAAAAGATCAGCGCACTGGCAAACGTACCCGAGGAATTGTAAAAGATTTGCTTACCAGTTCTGCTTATCACTCGCGAGGAATAAAAGTAAGGCTTGCAGATGGCCAGATTGGACGGGTAGTAGAGATATTGGAATAG